The following are from one region of the Streptomyces decoyicus genome:
- a CDS encoding non-ribosomal peptide synthetase produces the protein MKTQSALEDVLPLAPLQEGFLFHALYDGQAPDIYNVQLVLRIEGAVDTAVLRKSVGTLLTRHANLRAGFRTRKNGQPIQVIHRHVPVPLAEIELTATEETEREAELERWLAADRAERFDLARPPLLRLTLVRLGDQRYCLALTSHHILLDGWSTPLLLDELFTLYAQQGSPAGLPRLTPYRDYLGWLGKQDLGRAERAWQQALSGLEGPTRVADTAERSPALPERVTRELSEEFTAELTAAARGRRLTMNSVLQGAWAVVLAQLTGRNDVVFGTTVSTRPAELPGSEAMIGLFINTIPVRARLAQERSFLENLARFQEEQSALLPHQYLGLGRIQQLAGAGELFDTTTVFENYPVGAGDDETPVAGLRLTEADGRDATHYALNLVGDQLGGRLTLRLDYRADLFGRETAEAVVARVHRLLESVVTEPDVPLGRIDLTGPGERARLGAWNDTAHEVPATTPLALFEAQCARTPQATAVVCEETALTYAELNERANRLAQLLIARGARPEQLVALALPRSADMIVALFGVLKSGAAYLPLDPGHPKDRISFTLADAAPAMVITATESAAATAGAGIPQLVLDAADIQEALAAQPATAPAGPGVLPSHPAYAIYTSGSTGTPKGVLVEHGALVNHMSWMAGAFPLGAQDTVLARTALTFDASVWEIWLPLLTGATLCVAPESLTREPERLLAYIRQHGVTVAQFVPSLLAVVAGAVRDDEALPLQRIFVGGEPLAPALAARTAESWGVSVTNLYGPTESTVQITTHTFDPAADTGVVPVGRPVWNTRIHVLDAALKPVPVGVPGELYVAGDQLARGYLGRTDLTAGRFVADPFGAPGTRMYRTGDVVKRRADGLLEFAGRADDQVKIRGLRIEPGEIEAVVGSHPLVRQAAVVVREDRPGDQRIVAYVVPAEDTGTAPTGLREHAAQTLPDYMVPAAFVLLDALPLTPNGKLDRRALPAPDLVSTTASRRPRDPREEILCGLFAEVLGVDRVGAEDNFFDLGGHSLLAMRLISRVRTVLGVEPAVRDLFETPTAAGLAGRLDHVAGARAALVPVERPERVPLSYAQRRLWFLHQLEGPSATYNVPMPLRLTGELDVKALREAIHDLTDRHESLRTVFPHTDGAPYQHVLHGDAARPVIDIVPVDEADLNTAVDQASTHTFDLTKDVPLRAWVFTLAHDEHLVLLLAHHIVSDGASLAPLAHDLSTAYTARCDGATPHWAPLPVQYADYTLWQREVLGDESDPDSVLSRQIAYWRSTLAGLPEQLELPADRPRPAVASHQGDSVEMELDAEVHRGMVRLAREHQVSVFMVVQAGIAALLTRLGAGTDIPIGSPIAGRTDDALEDLVGFFVNTLVLRTDTSGDPTFAELLGRVREADLAAYAHQDVPFERLVEIVNPTRSLAHHPLFQVILTFQNSSDLELDLAGLAVREHALDAASAKFDLSFALEEQLDSRGVPSGMRGSVEFATDLFDRQTAESIAAWLERLLRNAVEDASRPIGEVDVLSAQERELLLHGWNNTARNVPDATLAELFEAQVARTPDAPALEHEGTQLTYSELNARANQLAHHLISRNVGPEQIVALALPRTIDVVVAILAVAKTGAAYLPVDPDYPADRIAYLFSDARPTLLITDKDTAAGLPETGVTTLTTDQLHTAGLPVTDPTNADRLDEAKTSHPVFVIYTSGSTGRPKGVVVEHRSLNLYLRWAHAAYPAMSGRTLVHSPVSFDLTVTGLLGPLTLGGCAHLVELDEGTAPDLDQAPTFVKATPSHLSLLKNLPPHLSPTQQLVLGGEALLGEALDEWRRDHPGTTVINEYGPTETTVGCTQYRIEPGQPAPTGTITIGHPIWNTQIHILDAHLQPVPPNVTGELYIAGDLLARGYLHRPDLTATRFTANPHGTPGTRMYRTGDLARRRPDGQLEFAGRIDTQVKVRGYRIELGEIEATLTHHPHVRQTAVIVREDQPGDQRIVAYVVPAEGADTATVDLREHAAQTLPDYMVPAAVVTLDVLPLTPNGKLDHKALPAPQFTPTTTTRGPRNTHEELLCHAFAETLGVDRVGIDDNFFDLGGHSLLATRLTSRIRTTLNTELTVRDLFEAPTVATLATRLHHTTGTRTPLTPRPRPDHIPLSPAQQRLWFLHQLEGPSATYNVPLVLRLTGELDTAALRDAIHDLTDRHETLRTVFPEYDGTPYQQVLHGDAARPAIDIVPTDEDDLDAAVSQAVTHTFDLTRDVPLRAWVFTTAADQHTLLILAHHIAGDGWSMGPLAQDLATAYAARRDGTAPQWAPLPVQYADYALWQREVLGDESDPQSLISRQIDYWRTTLTALPDHLELPTDRPRPAIAGHHGAGVPFVWDTELHHGITRLAREHQASVFMVVQTALATLLTRLGAGTDIPLGSPIAGRTDDALDNLVGFFINTLVLRTDTSGNPTFAELLARVRETDLAAYTHQDVPFERLVELLNPTRSLAHNPLFQVVLGLESASDGEFAMRGLSAESAGVDTGVAKVDLAVNLLEVFGEGGEAVGMRGVVEFATDLFDRGTAENIAARLERLLRNAVEDASRPIAELDILSVEERELLLHGWNDSARDVPEATLPELFEAQVARTPDAPALEHEGTRLTYAELNTRANQFAHHLIAQGAGPEKYVAVALPRSIDFVVAILAIVKAGAAYVPLDPDYPADRLTYMLGDARPTLLVTDKNTAAGLPDTDLTTVILDTDSDLTSVVLDTGSDTGRPATNPNNSHRTTPLLTTHPAYLIYTSGSTGQPKGVVVSHRGVANLSAHQTARLGAGPGCRVSQLVSPSFDVSVAELCMGLLSGACLVLPPRPLAGEELAEFLAEREITHAHMPASILVGLPRRELPSLASLMVGAEACPPDVTAFWSAGRRMVNAYGPTEATVDTCFAVCGPEQGAGPTPIGRPVFNTRLYVLDSALQPVPAGVPGELYLSGPGLARGYLGRPELTATRFVADPFSAGGGRMYRTGDLVRRRADGQLEFIGRVDHQVKVRGFRIELGEIENVLAAQPAAGQVAVIVREDRPGDRRIVAYVVPAGANGAELEGAELRSRVAEVLPEYMVPSAFVTLDALPLTPNGKLDRTALPAPEFSGAADGRGPRDAHEEKLCAIFAEVLGADRVGIDDNFFDLGGHSLLATRLTGRIRGEFGIELTVREVFGAPTVAGLARRTGGGAGDARQDDGLGVLLPLRASGTGTPLFCAHPSVPLSWCYTGLLGVLAADTPVYGLQSRGLAGDAALPETFAEMVEDYTAQIRRVQPAGPYRLLGYSLGGNIVHAIATRLQDLGEEVELLAVLDAYPGGDVEAVPLDDGQVLARFHADLGRGNGEGYDEARQREQVIDSLRAGLPGNFTEEQLARILDAMINGVGNNSRYEPGTFKGDLLLFTTTVGRADPAAMPQAWSRVVAGGIENRRIACPHDDLLEGEPLHAVGAVLSERMRELDARRTLLTGDDTV, from the coding sequence GTGAAGACTCAGTCCGCACTCGAGGACGTCCTGCCGCTGGCCCCGCTGCAGGAGGGGTTCCTGTTCCACGCGCTGTACGACGGGCAGGCACCCGACATCTACAACGTGCAGCTCGTCCTCCGGATCGAGGGGGCCGTGGACACCGCCGTGCTGCGGAAGTCCGTGGGCACGCTGCTCACCCGGCACGCCAACCTGCGGGCGGGCTTCCGCACCCGCAAGAACGGCCAGCCGATCCAGGTCATCCACCGTCACGTACCGGTCCCGCTGGCGGAGATCGAGCTCACCGCGACGGAGGAGACCGAGCGCGAGGCGGAGCTGGAACGGTGGCTCGCCGCCGACCGCGCGGAGCGCTTCGACCTGGCCAGGCCGCCGCTGCTGCGGCTGACCCTCGTACGCCTCGGTGACCAGCGGTACTGCCTGGCCCTGACCAGCCATCACATTCTCCTCGACGGCTGGTCCACACCGCTCCTGCTGGACGAGCTGTTCACGCTCTACGCACAGCAGGGCAGCCCCGCGGGCCTGCCCAGGCTCACGCCCTACCGCGACTACCTGGGATGGCTCGGGAAGCAGGACCTGGGCCGGGCCGAACGAGCCTGGCAGCAGGCCTTGTCGGGCCTGGAAGGGCCGACGCGGGTGGCGGACACCGCGGAGCGGTCACCGGCACTGCCCGAGCGCGTCACGCGCGAGCTGTCCGAGGAGTTCACGGCCGAGCTGACCGCCGCGGCCCGCGGCCGCCGGCTGACGATGAACAGCGTGCTACAAGGCGCCTGGGCGGTGGTGCTCGCCCAGCTGACCGGGCGGAACGACGTGGTGTTCGGCACGACGGTCTCCACCCGGCCGGCCGAACTCCCCGGTTCCGAGGCGATGATCGGGCTGTTCATCAACACCATCCCGGTACGCGCCCGACTGGCCCAGGAGCGGTCCTTCCTGGAGAACCTGGCCCGGTTCCAGGAGGAGCAGAGCGCGCTGCTGCCCCACCAGTACCTCGGCCTCGGCCGGATCCAGCAGCTCGCCGGAGCAGGTGAACTCTTCGACACCACGACGGTGTTCGAGAACTATCCGGTCGGTGCCGGCGACGACGAGACGCCCGTGGCGGGGCTCCGGCTGACGGAGGCCGACGGCCGCGACGCGACGCACTATGCCCTGAACCTGGTCGGCGACCAGCTCGGCGGCCGGCTGACCCTGCGACTCGACTACCGCGCCGACCTGTTCGGCCGGGAGACGGCGGAAGCCGTCGTGGCCCGGGTCCACCGGCTGCTCGAGTCGGTCGTCACCGAACCCGACGTTCCGCTGGGCCGGATCGATCTGACCGGCCCCGGGGAGCGTGCCCGTCTCGGCGCCTGGAACGACACGGCGCACGAGGTACCCGCGACGACGCCGCTGGCCCTGTTCGAGGCGCAGTGTGCCCGTACGCCCCAGGCCACCGCGGTGGTGTGCGAGGAGACCGCCCTCACCTACGCGGAGCTGAACGAGCGGGCCAACCGTCTCGCCCAGCTGCTGATCGCTCGTGGTGCCCGCCCGGAGCAGCTCGTGGCACTGGCCCTGCCCCGCTCCGCGGACATGATCGTGGCGCTGTTCGGCGTGCTGAAGAGCGGGGCGGCCTATCTGCCCCTGGACCCCGGCCACCCCAAGGACCGGATCTCCTTCACCCTCGCCGACGCCGCCCCGGCCATGGTGATCACGGCCACCGAGTCGGCCGCCGCGACAGCCGGCGCCGGCATCCCGCAGCTGGTGCTGGACGCCGCCGATATCCAAGAGGCGCTCGCCGCGCAGCCGGCCACCGCGCCGGCCGGCCCCGGGGTCCTGCCCTCCCACCCCGCGTACGCCATCTACACGTCGGGGTCCACCGGCACCCCGAAGGGCGTCCTGGTCGAGCACGGCGCCCTCGTCAACCACATGTCCTGGATGGCCGGCGCGTTCCCGCTCGGCGCGCAGGACACCGTCCTGGCCCGCACCGCGCTCACCTTCGACGCGTCGGTCTGGGAGATCTGGCTCCCGCTGCTCACCGGCGCCACGCTCTGCGTCGCGCCCGAGTCCCTCACCCGGGAACCGGAGCGGCTGCTCGCGTACATCCGGCAACACGGCGTCACCGTGGCCCAGTTCGTGCCCTCCCTGCTGGCCGTCGTGGCCGGCGCGGTCCGTGACGACGAAGCGCTGCCGCTGCAACGGATCTTCGTCGGCGGCGAGCCCCTCGCACCTGCCCTGGCGGCGCGGACGGCCGAGTCCTGGGGGGTGAGCGTGACCAACCTCTACGGGCCGACCGAGTCGACCGTGCAGATCACCACCCACACCTTCGACCCTGCCGCGGATACGGGCGTGGTACCGGTCGGCCGCCCCGTCTGGAACACGCGTATCCATGTCCTGGACGCCGCTCTGAAGCCGGTACCGGTGGGCGTGCCGGGCGAGTTGTATGTCGCGGGCGACCAGCTGGCACGGGGTTATCTGGGCCGTACGGACCTGACGGCCGGGCGGTTCGTCGCCGATCCCTTCGGGGCGCCGGGGACCCGTATGTACCGTACGGGCGACGTGGTGAAGCGCCGCGCGGACGGGCTGCTGGAGTTCGCCGGCCGCGCCGACGACCAGGTGAAGATCCGTGGCCTGCGCATCGAGCCGGGCGAGATCGAAGCCGTGGTCGGCAGCCATCCCCTGGTACGGCAGGCGGCAGTTGTCGTCCGCGAGGACCGGCCCGGTGACCAGCGGATCGTGGCCTATGTCGTCCCGGCCGAAGACACCGGCACGGCACCCACCGGCCTGCGCGAACACGCCGCACAGACACTGCCGGACTACATGGTCCCCGCGGCCTTCGTTCTCCTCGACGCGTTGCCCCTGACGCCGAACGGCAAGCTGGACCGGCGTGCTCTTCCGGCTCCCGACCTCGTGTCCACCACCGCCTCCCGGCGCCCGCGCGACCCCCGGGAGGAGATCCTGTGCGGTCTCTTCGCCGAGGTCCTGGGCGTGGACCGGGTCGGGGCCGAGGACAACTTCTTCGACCTCGGCGGACACTCGCTCCTCGCCATGCGTCTGATCAGCCGGGTCCGTACCGTACTGGGAGTGGAGCCCGCGGTCCGGGACCTTTTCGAGACCCCGACCGCGGCCGGGCTGGCCGGCCGGCTGGACCATGTGGCCGGGGCACGTGCGGCGTTGGTGCCGGTGGAGCGGCCCGAGCGGGTGCCGCTGTCGTACGCGCAGCGACGGCTGTGGTTCCTCCACCAGTTGGAGGGACCGAGCGCGACGTACAACGTGCCGATGCCGCTACGGCTGACCGGCGAACTGGACGTCAAGGCACTGCGCGAGGCGATCCATGACCTCACCGACCGGCACGAGAGCCTGCGCACCGTCTTCCCCCACACCGACGGTGCCCCCTACCAGCACGTCCTGCACGGCGACGCCGCCCGGCCGGTCATCGACATCGTCCCCGTCGACGAAGCCGACCTGAACACCGCCGTCGACCAGGCCAGCACCCACACCTTCGACCTGACCAAGGACGTGCCGCTGCGCGCCTGGGTCTTCACCCTCGCGCACGACGAACACCTCGTCCTCCTCCTCGCCCACCACATCGTCAGCGACGGCGCCTCCCTGGCCCCCCTCGCCCACGACCTGTCCACCGCCTACACCGCCCGCTGCGACGGCGCCACCCCGCACTGGGCCCCACTGCCGGTCCAATACGCCGACTACACCCTCTGGCAGCGCGAAGTCCTCGGCGACGAGAGCGACCCGGACAGCGTCCTCTCCCGGCAGATCGCCTACTGGCGCAGCACTCTGGCAGGACTCCCCGAGCAGCTGGAGCTCCCCGCCGACCGGCCGCGGCCCGCGGTGGCCAGCCACCAGGGCGACAGCGTCGAGATGGAGCTGGACGCCGAGGTGCACCGGGGCATGGTGCGGCTCGCACGCGAACATCAGGTCAGTGTCTTCATGGTCGTCCAGGCCGGCATCGCCGCACTGCTGACCCGACTCGGCGCCGGCACCGACATCCCCATCGGCTCGCCCATCGCCGGACGCACCGACGACGCGCTGGAGGATCTGGTCGGGTTCTTCGTCAACACGCTGGTGCTGCGCACCGACACCTCCGGCGACCCCACCTTCGCCGAACTCCTGGGGCGGGTGCGGGAAGCGGACCTGGCGGCCTACGCCCACCAGGACGTGCCCTTCGAGCGGCTCGTGGAGATCGTCAATCCCACCCGCTCCCTGGCGCACCACCCCCTCTTCCAGGTGATATTGACCTTCCAGAACAGCAGTGACCTCGAACTCGATCTGGCGGGGCTGGCGGTCCGGGAGCACGCTCTGGACGCGGCGTCGGCCAAGTTCGACCTGTCGTTCGCGCTTGAGGAGCAGCTGGACAGCCGCGGTGTGCCCTCGGGCATGCGGGGATCGGTGGAGTTCGCGACCGACCTCTTCGACCGGCAGACCGCCGAGAGCATCGCGGCGTGGCTGGAACGCCTGCTGCGCAACGCGGTCGAGGACGCCTCACGCCCCATCGGAGAGGTCGACGTCCTCTCCGCGCAGGAACGTGAGCTGCTGCTCCACGGCTGGAACAACACCGCGCGCAACGTTCCCGACGCCACCCTCGCCGAACTCTTCGAGGCCCAGGTGGCCCGTACCCCGGACGCGCCCGCCCTGGAGCACGAGGGCACCCAGCTCACCTACAGCGAGCTGAACGCCCGCGCCAACCAGCTCGCACATCACCTCATCAGCAGAAACGTCGGCCCCGAGCAGATCGTCGCCCTCGCCCTGCCCCGCACGATCGACGTCGTCGTGGCGATCCTCGCCGTCGCCAAAACCGGCGCCGCCTACCTCCCCGTCGACCCCGACTACCCCGCCGACCGCATCGCCTACCTCTTCAGCGACGCCCGGCCCACCCTGCTCATCACCGACAAGGACACCGCCGCCGGCCTGCCGGAGACGGGCGTCACCACGCTGACCACCGATCAGCTCCACACAGCCGGTCTCCCCGTCACCGATCCCACCAATGCTGACCGGTTGGATGAGGCGAAGACCTCGCATCCTGTCTTCGTCATCTACACGTCTGGCTCCACAGGGCGGCCCAAGGGTGTCGTCGTCGAGCACCGCTCGCTGAACCTCTACCTCCGCTGGGCCCACGCCGCCTACCCCGCCATGAGCGGACGGACTCTCGTCCACTCGCCGGTCTCCTTCGACCTCACCGTCACCGGCCTCCTCGGACCCCTCACCCTCGGCGGCTGCGCGCATCTGGTCGAGTTGGACGAAGGCACCGCCCCGGACCTTGACCAGGCGCCGACCTTCGTCAAGGCCACACCCTCACACCTGAGCCTGCTCAAGAACCTGCCCCCGCACCTCTCACCCACCCAGCAGCTCGTCCTCGGTGGTGAAGCCCTCCTCGGCGAAGCCCTCGACGAGTGGCGCCGCGACCACCCCGGCACCACCGTCATCAACGAATACGGCCCCACCGAAACCACCGTCGGCTGCACCCAGTACCGCATCGAACCCGGCCAGCCCGCCCCCACCGGCACCATCACCATCGGACACCCGATCTGGAACACCCAGATCCACATCCTCGACGCCCACCTCCAGCCCGTACCCCCCAACGTCACCGGCGAGCTCTACATCGCCGGCGACCTCCTCGCCCGCGGATACCTCCACCGCCCCGACCTCACCGCCACCCGCTTCACCGCCAACCCCCACGGCACCCCCGGCACCCGCATGTACCGCACCGGCGACCTCGCCCGCCGACGCCCCGACGGACAACTCGAATTCGCCGGACGCATCGACACCCAAGTCAAAGTCCGCGGCTACCGCATCGAACTCGGCGAAATCGAAGCCACCCTCACCCACCACCCCCACGTGCGACAGACAGCCGTCATCGTCCGCGAAGACCAGCCCGGCGACCAACGCATCGTCGCCTACGTCGTTCCCGCGGAGGGCGCTGATACGGCAACCGTCGACCTGCGCGAACACGCCGCGCAGACCCTGCCGGACTACATGGTCCCCGCAGCCGTCGTCACGCTGGATGTGCTGCCCCTGACACCCAACGGAAAGCTGGACCACAAGGCCCTCCCCGCCCCCCAGTTCACCCCCACCACAACCACCCGAGGCCCCCGCAACACCCACGAAGAACTCCTCTGCCACGCCTTCGCCGAAACCCTCGGCGTGGACCGCGTCGGTATCGACGACAACTTCTTCGACCTCGGCGGCCACTCCCTCCTCGCCACCCGCCTCACCAGCCGCATCCGCACCACCCTCAACACCGAACTCACCGTCCGCGACCTCTTCGAAGCACCCACCGTCGCCACCCTCGCCACCCGCCTCCACCACACCACCGGAACACGGACCCCGCTCACCCCCAGGCCTCGCCCCGACCACATCCCGCTCTCCCCCGCTCAGCAACGCCTGTGGTTCCTCCACCAGTTGGAGGGGCCGAGCGCGACCTACAACGTGCCGCTGGTGCTTCGGCTGACCGGTGAACTCGACACCGCAGCACTCCGCGACGCCATCCACGACCTCACCGACCGGCACGAAACCCTGCGCACCGTCTTCCCCGAGTACGACGGAACGCCCTACCAGCAGGTCCTGCACGGCGATGCCGCCCGGCCGGCCATCGACATCGTCCCCACCGACGAAGACGACCTGGACGCCGCCGTCAGCCAGGCGGTCACCCACACCTTCGACCTGACCAGAGACGTGCCCCTGCGCGCCTGGGTGTTCACCACGGCGGCCGACCAGCACACCCTGCTGATCCTGGCCCACCACATCGCCGGCGACGGCTGGTCCATGGGCCCCCTCGCCCAGGATCTCGCCACCGCCTACGCGGCCCGCCGTGACGGCACCGCTCCGCAGTGGGCACCACTGCCCGTCCAGTACGCCGATTACGCGCTCTGGCAACGCGAAGTCCTCGGCGACGAGAGCGATCCACAGAGCCTCATCTCCCGCCAGATCGACTACTGGCGCACCACCCTCACCGCTCTCCCCGACCACCTCGAACTCCCCACCGACCGGCCCCGGCCCGCCATCGCCGGCCACCACGGCGCCGGCGTCCCCTTCGTCTGGGACACCGAGCTGCACCACGGCATCACCCGCCTGGCACGCGAACACCAAGCCAGCGTCTTCATGGTCGTCCAGACAGCACTGGCCACACTCCTGACCCGCCTCGGCGCAGGCACCGACATCCCCCTCGGCTCCCCCATCGCCGGACGCACCGACGACGCACTCGACAACCTCGTCGGCTTCTTCATCAACACCCTCGTCCTACGCACCGACACCTCCGGCAACCCCACCTTCGCCGAACTCCTCGCACGCGTACGAGAAACCGACCTCGCCGCCTACACCCACCAAGACGTCCCCTTCGAACGCCTCGTCGAACTCCTCAACCCCACCCGCTCCCTCGCACACAACCCCCTCTTCCAGGTTGTTCTGGGTCTTGAGTCGGCTTCCGACGGTGAGTTCGCCATGCGGGGGCTCTCCGCCGAAAGTGCGGGCGTCGATACCGGTGTGGCCAAGGTCGACCTGGCAGTCAACCTCCTGGAGGTCTTCGGTGAGGGTGGTGAGGCCGTCGGCATGCGGGGGGTGGTCGAGTTCGCGACCGACCTCTTCGACCGGGGGACCGCCGAGAACATCGCGGCACGGCTGGAACGCCTGCTGCGCAACGCCGTCGAGGACGCCTCACGCCCGATCGCGGAGCTGGACATCCTCTCCGTAGAGGAGCGTGAGCTGCTGCTCCACGGCTGGAACGACTCCGCACGCGACGTTCCCGAGGCCACCCTGCCCGAACTCTTCGAGGCCCAGGTGGCCCGTACCCCGGACGCGCCCGCCCTGGAGCACGAGGGGACCCGGCTCACCTACGCCGAGCTGAACACCCGCGCCAACCAGTTCGCCCATCACCTCATCGCCCAGGGCGCGGGGCCCGAAAAGTACGTTGCCGTCGCCCTCCCCCGCAGCATCGACTTCGTCGTGGCGATCCTCGCCATCGTCAAAGCGGGCGCTGCCTACGTACCCCTCGACCCGGACTACCCGGCCGACCGCCTCACCTACATGCTCGGCGACGCCCGGCCCACCCTGCTCGTCACCGACAAGAACACCGCGGCCGGTCTGCCCGACACCGACCTGACCACGGTCATCCTCGACACCGACAGCGACCTGACCAGCGTCGTCCTCGATACCGGCAGCGACACCGGCCGGCCCGCTACCAACCCGAACAACTCCCACCGCACCACACCGCTGCTCACCACCCACCCCGCCTACCTCATCTACACCTCCGGGTCCACCGGTCAGCCCAAGGGCGTCGTCGTCTCCCACAGAGGAGTGGCGAACCTGTCGGCGCATCAGACGGCCCGGCTGGGTGCGGGACCGGGGTGCCGGGTCTCCCAGCTGGTTTCTCCGAGCTTCGACGTGTCCGTGGCGGAGCTGTGCATGGGCCTGTTGTCCGGGGCCTGTCTGGTACTGCCCCCTCGCCCCCTCGCCGGGGAGGAGCTCGCGGAGTTCCTGGCGGAGCGGGAGATCACGCACGCGCACATGCCGGCGTCGATCCTGGTGGGCCTGCCCCGTCGGGAGCTGCCGTCGCTGGCGTCGCTGATGGTGGGGGCCGAGGCGTGCCCGCCGGATGTCACGGCGTTCTGGTCGGCGGGGCGGCGCATGGTCAACGCCTACGGTCCGACGGAGGCCACGGTGGACACCTGCTTCGCGGTCTGCGGCCCGGAGCAGGGGGCGGGCCCGACGCCGATCGGCCGGCCGGTGTTCAACACCCGGCTGTACGTCCTCGACTCCGCGCTCCAGCCGGTGCCGGCAGGAGTTCCCGGGGAGCTCTACCTCTCCGGTCCGGGGCTGGCCCGGGGCTACCTCGGCCGTCCGGAGCTGACCGCCACCCGCTTCGTCGCCGACCCGTTCAGCGCCGGTGGCGGTCGCATGTACCGCACCGGTGACCTCGTGCGCCGCCGCGCCGACGGACAGCTGGAGTTCATCGGCCGGGTCGACCACCAGGTCAAGGTCCGTGGCTTCCGCATCGAGCTCGGCGAGATCGAGAACGTCCTCGCCGCCCAGCCTGCCGCCGGGCAGGTCGCGGTGATCGTGCGGGAGGACCGGCCCGGCGACCGGCGCATCGTCGCCTACGTCGTGCCCGCCGGGGCGAACGGCGCCGAGCTGGAGGGGGCAGAGCTGCGCAGCCGGGTGGCCGAGGTGCTGCCGGAGTACATGGTGCCCTCCGCGTTCGTCACCCTGGACGCACTGCCCCTCACACCGAACGGCAAGCTCGACCGCACGGCGCTTCCCGCCCCGGAATTCAGCGGTGCCGCGGACGGCAGGGGTCCGCGCGACGCCCACGAGGAGAAGCTGTGCGCGATCTTCGCGGAGGTACTCGGCGCGGACCGGGTCGGGATCGACGACAACTTCTTCGACCTGGGCGGCCACTCCCTGCTCGCGACCCGGCTCACCGGCCGGATCCGTGGTGAGTTCGGCATCGAACTCACCGTGCGCGAGGTCTTCGGGGCGCCCACCGTCGCCGGCCTCGCCCGGCGGACCGGCGGGGGCGCCGGGGACGCGCGCCAGGACGACGGCCTGGGCGTGCTGCTGCCGCTGCGCGCGTCCGGGACCGGCACCCCGCTGTTCTGTGCGCACCCCTCCGTACCGCTGAGTTGGTGCTACACCGGCTTGTTGGGAGTGCTGGCCGCTGACACGCCCGTCTACGGGCTTCAGAGCCGTGGACTGGCCGGGGACGCTGCCCTCCCGGAGACCTTCGCGGAGATGGTCGAGGACTACACCGCGCAGATCCGGCGGGTCCAGCCGGCCGGCCCGTACCGCCTGCTGGGTTATTCCCTGGGCGGCAACATCGTGCACGCGATCGCCACCCGGCTCCAGGACCTGGGAGAGGAGGTGGAGCTGCTGGCCGTCCTCGACGCGTACCCCGGTGGTGACGTCGAGGCCGTACCGCTCGACGACGGGCAGGTGCTCGCCAGGTTCCATGCCGACCTGGGCCGGGGGAACGGCGAGGGGTACGACGAGGCGCGGCAGCGGGAGCAGGTGATCGACTCGCTGCGGGCCGGGCTGCCGGGGAACTTCACCGAAGAGCAGCTCGCCCGGATTCTCGACGCGATGATCAACGGTGTCGGCAACAACAGCCGTTATGAGCCCGGCACGTTCAAGGGTGACCTGCTGCTCTTCACCACGACGGTCGGCCGGGCGGACCCCGCCGCGATGCCGCAGGCGTGGAGCCGCGTGGTCGCCGGTGGTATCGAGAACCGCCGCATCGCCTGCCCGCACGATGATCTGCTGGAGGGGGAGCCGCTGCACGCGGTGGGCGCCGTCCTGTCCGAGCGGATGCGGGAACTGGACGCGCGCAGAACGCTCCTGACGGGTGACGACACGGTCTGA